The nucleotide window CACACAATTCagatgtgtatatatatatatatagagagagagagaggggaacCCTTGAACTAGCCTATTAGCAGTCTCAAATATCCCGTGTGACAAGGCTTTTTTATATAGTGTTGAGTGTTCTAATATCAAGCACCGAAAGTTGATTAAATAAGCAAAACGTAAAGCCTAAGATTATCatttgagaaaaaaatcaaaaataatagTGCACGTATATATTAATCAGTAATTGGGATTAGAGTAGAAGTAACATGACCATGAAGCGCGGAAAAAATGGTTAATTTAGatctaataaattaaatgaaaatatgcAAATAGTATATAGCAGTGGAATTAAGCATATGCAAAGAATATAAATTAAAGCTAGAATGTGACCTTATTAGCAACATTCACAGCATAATAAGAGAAGACCTGTAGAGTTTAGACCTTATAGTTAATTTCCAATTTACttccaacaaattaaataatcacTAGCATTTACAGATGTTAATAAAGAATGCGTCATAACACACACTGCGGAATCTATGTTTAGCAGGAATCACAGAGTATGAAAAGTTTAAGACCAAGCTTACACGTTAAGCTAAATAATACTAGGGTTAGGGTATATGAGTGAATTGTGAAGTTGTGATGACATTGAATGTATCTTATTGCTGAGCTATGCCACTAATTCGGATTGCGCGCTAAAATAATAAGTCCAAATAAATAACATTGATCTATGCTTATGaattaaactattataaaaagatatagATTAATAAACTACTACATAAAATTTGATCAAAACACTCATGCTACAACGCATCATgaatctctctcttctttttatgaCTGCCAAATCAATTATATTAGATTATCTTGTGGATGCTAAAATAAAGTGTCATAATCtacctttaaaaaataaaaacatgtatCACATGCTATGTTGTATGTTGGAGAAAATACTccatttgatttttgaaattatattcgagtcttaatttaattcttaaaattttaatcttaaatTCTTCAAATTTTAATCACATTAGTCCAATAATTCCCACAAAAATTTTTatcacaaaattaattaaaaatttaaaaattaaattaaaataactaaaatttcaaagattaaattaaaactcGAATAtaagaacaaattaaatattttctctTATATGTTGGTATTAACATATATGTACTTTTATGCATGTATTCGAGTTTCTACTTTCTACATATTCTCCTCGTATTTCTATCTGCCGCTCAAAATCTATGATCAACTAATAAATTAGTACATATACAAGATAAAATTCAGATCAATCCAAATTGgtttacttttctatttcttaGGTTTCCGCCATTTTTATTTCTAGCTtattaacctttttattttatttttttttcaaaatggcCATTCATTAAGCGAACCTAGAATAACTTGAGAAAATATGTATAACTCCCCGTCACCAAGTCCATTTCCAATTGTGaaattgtgtttttttcttATAACAATTTGGGCTTCGTTCTACATGTTTCTGCAACAATGGGCCATAATATTCTATTAAACATCAGGGTTGTCTTCTCTACGAGCCCAACTAAAAAGAGAGAACACCACATGAATGGCCCTTGAAAGCTAACATCTTTTCTgaccaaaaacataaaaaagccATCTTTGACAGAATTTTATggtataaaaatactttttatacATCAGATTTATATTAAATGCGCACCTAAGAGGAGGATTGGGGTACTTAGAGGAGGATTGGGGTATTTAGAATTAGGAGTTGTCTAATCcactgacaaaaaaaaaaaaataaaataaaaaaaaaataaaataaaatgcgcGCGTATAATATACGCAAAAATTGATGCATATAATACTCCTAAAATAATTCTATGATTCTGGAAAACAGAAAACTGTAATTGGCTTGTGCATTTGCGTCGGTACAAACATAACCAGTAAAGATCAGAAAAGAATGATCAACCATATATAAGATGATGAGCAGAGTTACTAGAGCAACATGGTGGCATGCATCAAGTTACAACATGATATTGATATATGCACTAACATAACCAGTTAAGCACATGACACAAAAAACTACAACATCTAcattcacacacacacacatatatactcCCCATGCACCATATACATAATTTTACTCCCAAAAAGACtagtaatatatataagaaGAGATTGGCTGTACTCTAATATGAGAAGTAACTAATATAGAAGCTATTAAGCTAAGATAAGCTAAGCAGTAGTTGGAGTTGGATGCACGAGAAAAAAGAGCTCCTCCAAATCAAGATCAGATGGCTGGAAATAACCATTCTTGGGGGGATCTCGTTTTCCCTTTCCCTTCCCCGGAAAGGAAAAAGGCTTCTTCTTTGGCGGTGGCGGTGGCACTATTGCCCTTGGTATACGGCACTCCCACCGCTTAGGCGTTGAACACCCTCCATCAAGTTCAACTCCATCGCTACTCATCATGCAAACTAAACAAGGAGAACGGTCTAGACAAAATGAAACAAGTGGAAAGAATTTATGTTAATAATAGTtaataaataatcaataaaGAAGAGAGTTAGAGCAAAGTGGAAGATGATGAGTAGTGACTAAATTAAACTGGACTACAGCATATGTTGTTGTTTATGTTAATGTGGTACGAACTTTcttgtttttatattattattattatcaataattatcCGTTTGGGAATTTCAAATGtcaaatggaaaaaaataaaaaattaatggcGGTGTATGCGTTGTTGAGTGGCTTGTTCTGGAAGGCGCCAGGAGAGAGGAGTAAATGTGTGTGGTTGTTGTAATGACACGTGACCATCACTTTTCTTAAACGTGGCGCCAACCCAAGCAAGACATGTCTATCCCTTCAGTTTTCAATTTCCAGGGATGCGCGCCATCCACCGCCAAAGCTATAAAGttttctgaatttttgttgTCCCAGCATTTCTCAGtctaatagtttaattattaatttatgacGAATTTAAATTTCACTTAAAGATGTAGAATTTAAActcttaatatatttttttatcaaataaattagataatttttaacaaaaacttttttttttacttttaaattatataaaatcacaTTATGCATATTTgctattatttttaagaaatatttttaattttttaaaaagttaacttgaatttttaaaaaaataaaaatatgactttttttattttaaaaatttattttattatttaaaaaatattttctgtttttgttgaaaatattaatCTTTTATCATCATTTTCACGCAATATTTCATCCGTTAGAAGTATTAACCCTCTACCATTATTTTCACACAATATTTCATCTAAATCATCTGCAGTATAAGTcctttttaggtatttttttatcattttattattttatttttattattaaatttatatttaatattgtgTGTGATGTAGAATCTCAATTTAGTTTTacatgtaattttatttttatatagcttgctattttttttatagttgttaTAACAAGttcttgatttaaaaaaaaaaaaattctaacacaagtagtaaaaataaaaaataacaataaaatatacatgacatacatttcatatttattttctatttttacctACTATATCATACACAATAAAATTTCACATACTAATTACACAATTACCtaataaaattgtaaataaaatacaattattTTCTAATGATATTACGCCAGAAGAACCAAatactaaaaatactaaaaaaataaataaaattaataaaaggataaataaaaaattaattacctaatcgatttaaaagatatttattatcattattattttaatattcattcttttgtataaaaaaataatattttttgtgtcGTTTATTCAAATGCtacaattttaaaacaaatatttttataattaaaaatttaaatataaaataatttatttataaattattaattaataaaaattttatattttaatttatttttgaaagaatttatttaaattgtttacCAAAGTTACTAAAATTGGTTGCTATTAGACACATTTTAAAGGTCCAAGGCAAGTAATTTTTGGTCAAGTCCAAATTGATATTAACCTTAAAGAAATAAAACAGGAAACAAGTGGGCCACTCAAtcccattttaaaaaaaagaacgaAACGTATAAATTCTCGTATCGTTTTCTTTTGTTCGTTCTTTTAGCGGAatggaatgaatgaatgaaagaggcgtttccaaaaataaacaagaaaagaaacctGACATTCAAATTACGCCATGTTCATCCTCAACAATAATCTTAGCTTATcaatatttattcaatttacGTTCCCCATTATAACTTTTTCCATTATGTATGTTGAAACAAAGCCAAGGACCACAGAAGATAATAACAACGCTGATTGATTACGATTGCAATAAGCATGATTGCTTCAAGGATTGGTCACTCCCTATCACGCTATTTTCGTGCTAAAGTGAgccttcttgttcttttgttttcttttgctcCCGCTATGTTTTCTCTTGAATTCAAGTGTTTGCATTAtttcattcatttatttttaggaaaaaataaaaaataaaaaagtgtggatgcatatttatatatatgcttaTAGAATTTGTTACAACGCGATGCTGGAAGAGCAACCGTTTTGAAGGGTTATGGCTatgttgcttcttcttcattcgGAGGAGCTCCTTTTCTTGCTGCTACTACTATTACCAATGGTTTCGCTTCCAATTTAATATTGCATAGGCTTCATCGGCTCTTTTCCAGCATTAATAATGCcccaaagaaaaaaagtaaGTGCAAGGAAAAAAGTGTTTCCTTTTGTTGTGTGCTGATGCAATTTTCATTGCATGCATTGTGGCTGTTGTTAGTGTGCTAATACTGTCATTTCttgagtttgattttttattgcATTTCTCTTTTGGCAGATTATGAGAACTACTATCCCAAGGGAAAGAAAGAAATTCCAAAAGAAGATCAGCAGAAATCTAAGTCTAAAGAAGGTATCAAGTTAATGTATTAGGTGACATTGTTGATTAGTCTCTGCCTAATGTGTACTTTTGCGTTCAAAATATCAAGTTTGGTAGATGCTTATGCTGTTGAAGTTCTAATGGATTGATATATAGCTCTCTCAACTTTGCATAACAGCTATTGATGAATACTTCAAACACTTGATATCTTATTTTCATTTCAGATGAATCCAACACAAACAAAGATAACAAAACTGACAATCATGAAAAATTTCAAGAGAATTTGAAGAAACTACTTCACAATATCATCACACCTTTGTTGATGATGTTGGTACTTCTTTCATCTGCTCCTTTACCTGAACATGAACTCCAGAAGGTAAGCATAATTGTGTTTATATATTACCAGTTAATAGGACTTTTATTTTTTGCGTAGTGTCCCTGCTTGATAGCTAAAAACATGAACCTAACAATGTGATTACTGGCAATGAGACCTCTCCTCATTTTGCCAGAATTTTGTAGTTTCTTATGTTTCACTGCTCTTCTTGACATGGATGGAACTTCGATTGTTTGCAGATTAGTTTCCAAGAGTTTAAAACAAAGCTTTTGGAGGAAGGCGTAGTAGACCACATTGTTGTTTCAAATAAGTCAGTTGCCAAAATCTATGTAAAGGGCTCTCACCATAATGGAACAGGAGATCATGTTGATGAAGGGAAAACCCTTCCTGCAACAGTTGAAACTGGAGGCCAATATAAATACTATTTCATCATAGGCAGCGTCGAGTCCTTCGAGGAGAAGCTAGAGGAAGCACAGGAAGCACTCAACATTCACCCTCATGATTATATTCCTGTTACATATACTTCTGACGTTCATTGGTACCAAGAGTTATTGAGATTTGCTCCAACACTTTTGCTTTTGGGATCTCTCATGTATATGGGGAGAAGAGTGCAAGGTGGGTTTGGTGTTGGTGGGGGCAACAACAGAGGTGCTAGTGGAATTTTCAACTTAGGAAAAGCCCGTGTAACTAAAGTGGATAAACATGCAAAAAACAAGGTTGAATCTCTTATGATTTTCCCTTTGTAAATAAGATGGATGTTGATTTCTGTATCCAGTTTGAGATTCAATCTTTTTCAGGTCTACTTTAAAGATGTTGCTGGGTGTGATGAGGCAAAGCAAGAAATCATGGAGTTTGTGCATTTCTTAAAGAATCCAAAGAAATATGAAGAACTTGGTGCAAAAA belongs to Arachis duranensis cultivar V14167 chromosome 8, aradu.V14167.gnm2.J7QH, whole genome shotgun sequence and includes:
- the LOC107461676 gene encoding cyclin-dependent protein kinase inhibitor SMR5, which produces MMSSDGVELDGGCSTPKRWECRIPRAIVPPPPPKKKPFSFPGKGKGKRDPPKNGYFQPSDLDLEELFFLVHPTPTTA